The DNA window CAGAGTATTCATCTCTCTCATTTGAACAATCACGTGATGCCCTTCTTTTACCTTTGTACCAGGTTCGGGATCGGTATACAGAACCTTTTCCCCATTACCTACTACGTTTGGAATTAGTTTTAATTCCTCTAAAGAAGCAACTGCTACTTTTTTATCTTCTCCGATTAAATAAGGAACCTCTACTGTATTTGAACTGTTAGCAAAAACAGTCATGAAAAAAAAGGCAAATATTCCTGAGGAAAGTATCCCCAGAACAAAAAATATCAAATTTTTTATTATTTTTCTTATCTTAACCATTATTTTCACCTGTTAACTTCTTTTAATTCTCTGCCTCTTAATTGACCGCACGCAGCTAATATATCGCTACCTTTCTCAGCTCGCACAACGGCATCAATTCCATTGTTTATGAGAGTATCTAAAAAAACTTGAATGAATCTTTTTGAAGGCTTTTCAAACCCCGCCGGATTTGCATTGACAGGAATTAAATTAACCATTACCTTCAAATCACCAAACAGTTCTACTAATTTTAAGGCGTCATCTTTTGAATCATTAAATCCTTTTATCAGTATATACTCAAAAGTAACTCTCTTTTTTGTTTTTTTCTGATAAATACGGCAAGACTGAATAACCTGCTCAACAGGATATTTATGATTTATTGGCATTATTTGGTCTCTTTGTAGATTTGTAGGTGCATGAAGTGAAACAGAAAGTCGAAATTCTTTGGTCAAATCACCTAATTCTTCAATTTTGTGAGGTATTCCGGCAGTTGAAATAGTGATATGTCTCGCTCCTAATTTTTTCATCTTTGAATGGTTTAAGATCTCTATGCTTTGAACAACGTTGTTAAAATTTAATAATGGTTCACCCATTCCCATGAATACAACGTTTTTTACATCCATATCTTTATCTTTTTCCATAGCCAACAATTGGCCGATGATTTCACCTGTCGATAAATTTCTAACGTAACCGCTTTGTCCTGTAGAACAAAACGAACATTTCAATGGGCAGCCAACTTGTGTTGATATACAAGCTATCGTTCTTGAAGGATAGTAAATAATTACCGCTTCAACGGTGTTCTTATCCTCTAACTCAAAAAGATACTTAGTCGTTCCATCTATCTTTGAAACCTGTTTTTTAATAATATTAGGCA is part of the Petrotoga olearia DSM 13574 genome and encodes:
- the rlmN gene encoding 23S rRNA (adenine(2503)-C(2))-methyltransferase RlmN is translated as MQTKNILDFEYSDLQSYLLNEIGLEKFRTDQICDWIYKKRVFDFELMTNLSKDDRKKLSDNFKISMPNIIKKQVSKIDGTTKYLFELEDKNTVEAVIIYYPSRTIACISTQVGCPLKCSFCSTGQSGYVRNLSTGEIIGQLLAMEKDKDMDVKNVVFMGMGEPLLNFNNVVQSIEILNHSKMKKLGARHITISTAGIPHKIEELGDLTKEFRLSVSLHAPTNLQRDQIMPINHKYPVEQVIQSCRIYQKKTKKRVTFEYILIKGFNDSKDDALKLVELFGDLKVMVNLIPVNANPAGFEKPSKRFIQVFLDTLINNGIDAVVRAEKGSDILAACGQLRGRELKEVNR
- a CDS encoding PASTA domain-containing protein produces the protein MVKIRKIIKNLIFFVLGILSSGIFAFFFMTVFANSSNTVEVPYLIGEDKKVAVASLEELKLIPNVVGNGEKVLYTDPEPGTKVKEGHHVIVQMREMNTLKIPDLIGIPSGVARQFLSEYNIAFEIRSQLTYKSEENDVVLNMSPTPGNNYSGEKVILYIGEYEGSNQ